In the genome of Aedes aegypti strain LVP_AGWG chromosome 2, AaegL5.0 Primary Assembly, whole genome shotgun sequence, the window TgcgagtgtgacgtctgtttgtctgtggtttaatgttttaaatcatCAACGAAAATGTTTTGATTCGTTGTATATTTCCAAAAAAGCAGGCTGCGTATGGTTGAAAGTgattaaattttattaaaaaaatggacTATGAAATTTCTAATGCTTTTTGgttttatagaaaaattacTTTGCAATAGATTACCTGCTtcgctcttgtccacagttgatcatcagaagttttctcgttttattttgtattagCAAAGGCatataacttcaaatttctcgtaaatgaaatcattagtcaaaaaatatttggtaggcgtgatcaCCATTACCATCACACACaatcggtaccaaatattttttcgaaaatagtttccAATTTGGAGAAATAATTCgctcgccatacaaatattttaaaattatacggTAAATCCTCAAATATTCTCCAGCGATACAATATACCATTTAAACCTCCAAGTTATACCTTTCAGATCCTGTGCAAATTGCATCCCCGTTGTTCCCCCTTTTTGGGATACTgacgtttgaaaaatatgattttcgaATTAAAATGGTATATCTCATAAACGAATGAATATAATAACTTAACTCTTTCCCTAAAATACGCGTTTCAACTAGTTCTAAATCTTTGTAGAATGCGTAATGTCACCCTAATGTCACTTTATGTCAAAATGTAATTCTAatcatatgtaacatttttgtCTAAGCcatttttgttctaaaaaatcatcttcatgttcaaaatattttttttatctaatttTGAGGTATTGGTGGTATAACTCTTTTGACATTTCGATGTCCTTATACCAGCATGCAAATATTAAAGTGGGTGCCACTAAGTGGCAAAAAGTCTTTTTGAGCTCGAGTTCCACTTATGTTATGTGGTATTAGGCAACACACGGAATTAGAGCAGGTCACGGTATAGTAAGATGTCCGCCAGGAttctctgaagtgaaaaaactTATAAAAACTTTTACCTTCTGATTTCTTTGggattatttttcttttcttgGTTCCTGCTTTGTCTctttttttcaagcttctggtcCCTTAAAGACTAGTTGCTTCCAGCTCTGTATATTTTGTATGAAGTTAACAAATTCAAAGGCCGTGTTTCTTATGCCAGCAAACATTTTAATTACCCTTCCTAACTTATCCTAGTTATAATGACCATAGTGTAAAACTTACTAATCTATCATTCCAGTTTCCACGGTCAAAGCTGATTGTCCCATGGCAAACAGTGGAAACGCCATCCCATTCTTCTTGGCAAGGGTGGCTGCCTTTTCGTTCGAGTCGTTCAGCATATCTACCTTAATTCGATCGTCCATTAGCAGCGTTACCAGTGTGCTCCGGCTGTTGGACACACTGGCAGCAATGTGGAGCGGAGTTTGATGACCGTGGGAAGTCGCATTGATGTCCGATCCGTGCTGCAACATCAGAGCCACACATTCGGCATTGTTCCACTTGCACGCCGAATGCAGAGGAATCCATCCTAGTTCAGTTTCGGCATTTGGGTCGGCTCCGTACTGGAGCAGCAACTTGGCCATTTCCACGTTGTTGTTATAACAGGCCTTGTGCAACGGAGTATATCCATCTCTATCGGAAGCGTTAACGACCGATGGCTTTTTGGTCAAAACTTCCTTGAGAATGTCCAGCTTGTCTTCTCCGGCAGCCCACAAGGCCAATCGTTCCAAGGAGGCTGTAAAGATATCTCCTCATTATAATTAATCTAGACCAAGTTTCAAACTCACAGATATCTCACCTTGAGGATTTTTATCCTCTTCGATCAAATCGTCCGGATCGTCCCATTTGCTGGGAAACATGTTTTTCGGAGTCATACGCATCTTCTCCTCCAAATCTTCCATCGTCTCTATTTCGTCTTTTTTGTCATCCTCGATACCCTGGGCTATTTTCTCCCACTCGGAACCGGATTTAAACTTCGacatggtaaatttttacctcTATTATAATGCTTTTTACACTCAATATTCCAGATTAGGATGCTGAAACTGATACGAAAAAAGATCAAAACTCGCGTTCAGTAttaaaagggcgtaactgcagtgatcgatttctctttgtcgattttctctttggctTATCTCTCAGCCTAGCGACTGTTTTCAACTGCTATTTTCGATTCAGTAGAAAGTACTCATCGCCCTTCGTCGTGTTGCAGCTTGAAATATTACGAAAATCGACTAAGagatcgatcactgcagatacgcctgtatgatactaaacgcgagaaaAGTATGTTTTCTTCATGCATCCGTGAGAGAGAGGGAGACAACACCAACACAAGGCGCACAGTAAAAAAAGAACCGGCTCATGATGTTTGGCTGCGTTCAGTGATCTTGGCTGCACGAGGCCACACTGAAACAATTATTTCAAGACTAAAAATTAGAAAGAGCACATTCGAAGTGTAATCgaagctcatacaaaaattgtagagtatcaatacaaaaagcgtcacgaGGGGCTGTCTAAAATGGCTAatttaagcgttatgaaatatatgaaccagccctaagggttcattcacaaattgcataacgctgaagggggtgcgTGGGTGTTCTCCtgttgttacggctcatacaaaatttgtaaaattttcatacaaaaagcgttacgagggtgGCTGGGTgacgaaaatggtcatttttggcgttatgaaatttgtgaataaacccaacTGGGTGATGAAATATATGAACGCTAACGCTAAACCCAACTGGGTGATGAACAGGGTGCGCTCGTGAATaggatcctaaagccctgtctcaattttagtgccaaacgcttaagtttagttcaaaaacatatgtttactcaattttctaatgttttccgatggtttaagtccaaaaaacattttttaattttttttttaattttgtcacaccccttggtttacactcaaattttgagtgtattttgttttccgtgtcccttccgaaatgtcagaaaggaacaaccccggtggtaaaaagttgaacccctgtggtatttttgtcgactaagcgaacgtcaaacatgatctcaactgtcaaggttcatttatggatccaatttttaaattaaagttttgtaTGTCTCGcgatcagtatcataagggcgtaactgcaatgatcaatttctcttcatcgattttctatTTTGCTAATAATTAGCATTTGGGAATTATTCCTTGGCCAGGAGACTGCTTGCGTCTGCTTTTTTCAATTCAGTAGAAATAACTAATCGTCCTTCGTCATGATGCATCGTAAAATGTTACCATAATCGATTGCATTTCGTGTATTgatccaaagagaaaatcgacgaagagaaatcgatcactgcagatacgcctgtatgatactcaacgcgagatatgatatatccgttatttgagcgggaaaaaatgctaaagtagttacagtaacatgctctttcgtgttattaaatgaaaataagatttcattaaacattttaggaccctattggggTTTGGGGAAactaataagccattttacgaagcctggtcaaatgacaggagacctgggatttttcaatcatcggcgtcagttttcgcgatgatgatggttgatgactgtgcgcatttctagcgtagcttttcatccaggcgaaaacttaaatggagaaaaattattaaaatatttctgatcacaaaagtgcttttttatgtgcaatatgggtaacaaagaggtagctgatacaataactaggtgtaatgttgcagtaacgaacatgtttggatctcatttttgtcattttctccatgtcctcgtttggtaagatgaggcgttattgaaaatcacgctggatttaatcccaggtctcctgtcttcttcttcttcttcttctggtcGTGAAGTGTCAAAAACACCCACTGATAAATGGCACAGCATATTTGCTATAACGCCAGTCGGTTTTTCATTGGGAAACAGTTTGTTTATTTGAATCGATTAGTGCATTAAATATTCAGTTTGATGTCTTTGAGGAATTTACAGATATTTTTCAGCGTATCGACATTTTTATCTTCAAATGCTTGTTGGATCGAGTAGAATTTGTCAAGGTTGTGTTTATCACGGGGCAATAAGTGTTTTACACATTCGAAAATGATGTGCTCGGAGGTGTTCAGGCAATCGCAGTAGTCGCAGTACAAGTCATCCTTGATTTTTAACTTGCTAAGCCAGTAAGGCGAAAAATCGTGTCCAGCCAGTATTCTATTTAGGGTCCTAGTTTCAGAATTGTTGAGAGGCAGATTATGGAACCACGAAGTTGGGTTGATTCCtgtttgtattttgaaaaactttcgtcCTTTTCCTAGCTCTTGCGTGTAATTTACATACCATTGCTGAAGATCCGCGAATACATCGTTTTTAATCCAGTTGTAAGCATCTTGGGGTAGTAGTCGGTTGTTGGCAATTACATTCGAGTGGAGACCCGCTTTTGCCAGACTATCGGCAATCTCGTTGCCTGCCAGTCCGACGTGTCCTGGAATCCACTGAATGCAGGTACGTTGTCGCATAGCTTTCTCCACAATAATTTGGCTGATTTCGCACCTTTCAACTTCTTCCAGTTGGCTCTTGATAAACTCACATCCCGATTTTGAATCTGTGAGAATTACTGCTCCTTCGATGTTGTTTCTTTCCATATACTGTAACGCTATCAATATCGCTTCTAGCTCAGCGGACATCGTACACACGGTGTTTTCCAGCTTGAAGCTAAGTTTAAATTTCGTTCTatcatcgaagacaccaactccGCATTGAGCATCGTCCTTCGAAGCATCCGTGTATATCTTTCGATGGTCTTTATATTGACTGTGTAACCTTCCTAAGGCTAGTTGTTTCAGAGTTTTTGTGGAGGTACACTTTTTGTGCCACGGCTTATCATCCAGTTCTGACTCAACTCTTATATATGAGGAGTTCTGTTGAACTTGTACCGAGCAAGATGTCTTGGTGAAAATGTGCTTATACTTTTCGAAAATCCTTTCTTGAAAAGTAAGCTTTTCGACGTCTCTGGAATCGTGGTCATCCAACTTCCGTAGTTGTGACCACACCGGCGATTGGTATTGAACATGTCTTATTATTTCTTTCGCTGCCGTTAGTTTCCTGCGGAATTGCAGGGGAGGTTGACTGGCAATGGCGCACAAAGAATTAATAGGTGTTGTTTTAGAACAGCCTGTAATCTTTCTCAGGCACGTATTATTTATCGTGGTGAGTTTTTCAAGATTGCTGTTTGCTGAATTGGCATAGATTGATGCCCCATAGTCGAGGTAGCTTCTAACAATTGCGTTATAGAGCATGTTCAGTGTTTGAGGGTGTCCTCCACTTCTTGTAGCGCTAACAACTTTCAGCATGTTGATTCTGTCGCTAGCATTTCTCTTCACTTCTCTAATGTGAGCTCCAAATGAAAGGGATCGATCCACAGTCAGCCCGAGATATTTGTGAGTGTTCACCGTCTCAAGTACCATATCGCCAATCTTTAGTTTCaaagattttcgatttctttgaaacagcattaCTTTTGTTTTACTTTCGTTTATTTTCAGCTGCAACTGTTCCGATTTTGCTTTAAAAGTATCCAGAAACATCTGTGCACGGCACTGTACCTCTTCTCTGTTTTTCCCAGCCACGATGGCCATGAAATCATCAGCGTATTGTATTAGAACAACACCATCTATAACAATACTGTGTAGCTGCGCCGTGTAGATATTGAATAAAAGGGGCGACAGCACATCCCCTTGTGGTAGTCCATCGTCAATACTCCTTTCAACAAGTTTGTTACCTACTTGCATTTGGATGGTCCTATTTCGAAGGAAGTTGATGATCCAATTTGTCAACTCTATTGGTATTCCATACTCATGAAGAGTTGCCTCCAATATTTCGGTCTTAACAGTATTGTAAGCGCTAGAGAGGTCTATAAAAATAGCCCCTGCCACCTTACCATCTCTTTTAATCATGTTTACGCTGTTGATAACGTAGTTCAGACATGATGTAGTGGAGCTGTGCTTTCTAAAGCCAAATGACGTCGCTGGTAGGATTGTATTCTGTTGTACAAAAAGGTTTAGTTGAGCTAGAACTGCTGCGTTGATAATCTTCAACGAACAGTTAAGCATAGATATCGGACGCAAATTGTCAATTTGTTCCGGATTTTTTCCTGGCTTAGGAATTGCGATAACCTTAATTTTGTTCATGTTAGCATCAACTCTTCCTCCTTTCCAAATTCTATTCAAGTCGCGAATAATGTTGTTACGCACCTCTGGCTTTAAACTTTTCAGTATTTCGTAGCTGAGACCATCAGGTCCCGGAGCCGATGACTTTTTCTTCTTGCTCAGAATATCGTTCCATAGTTCTACGTTTAAGATGTCATAGCTTGCCGTTACACTAATTGATAGGTCACAGTGAGTACTGAATGGAAAGTTTGCGTTCAGGAATTGGTTTGCTGCCTCTTCCTCTTCGTGTACAATGGTGGCTTGATAACGTTGTCTCCTTTTCCCCGTTAGGCCATTGATTTTCTTCCACAGCTCCTTACTGCTCGTGTTCGGGTCGATCTCTTCAATATACTCCCGGAACTTTTCTCTAATCACCTTATTTCTGCATCTCGCGAACAGTCCTTCTTGTTTCTTCAGTTCCACTAGGTCCTCTAGGGTTCCGCTCCGATTAAATTTCGCCCTGGCTTCGTTTTTGTTTCTCCATGCAACTTCCACATCTTCGTTCCACCAGAATTTTGGTTCGAAACGATTCTTTTGCTTGGCTCCTTTCAGAATCTTTTCCGTAACTCGTTGAAGTGAAGATAGTCCATCAACTTGAACTGCGTCCAGCTTTTCTAGTTCTTGTTTTACCTTCTTACGGTTCAGGAAAAACTTTTGACACGGTGATTTTACGTTTGACACGACGATATGTAGGACCAGGTGTCTACTGCCTACCCCATATTGAAGAATATCCAAACTTGTATCCTGGTACAGTCCTGGAGACACCAGGACTAAATCAATAGTGGATGGTTTTTTATTGGGCTCCGCAGGTACAAACGTAGGCTCTCCGCTATTCATCAAAATAACGTCCTCATCGTTGATGAAATCGAAAAGTATTGCCCCTTTGGCATCCGCATGGTACTGATCCCATAGCCTGTGGTGAGAGTTAAAATCTCCACCTATTAACACCTTCTTAAAACCTTCGATTGACTTTGCCAGACTCGataggaaatttttaaattcattagcCGATGAGTTCGGCGCCACATACACTGATAGTACAGCAAGCTCAAGTTTGCTGATGTATCTACCTACACATTGTATGTTATCTGAAGAGTCGATAACGATCGCTCTACTCAGCAATGAATTGTGAATTAAAATCATTGCTCCCCCATATCCATCAAACCTTGAACAATAGTGATTATTGTACTGCGGTATCTTGTATTTGctgttttcaaattcttttttgGTCCAACATTCCGATACTAATCCTATTGCGTATTCCTCTTTTACCATAATCCTGGTTAGTTCTGCTCTGTTTTTTTCTACGCTCTGAATATTGCACTGAATAATTTTACATGACATTTATTTAGCTATTTCGTTTTATTGTAATCGATTCTTTGTATACAACTGTTCCCAACCGACTGGCTTACCTGTGCTCGTCCAGGAGGGCTGCTGTATGCGAGACTGTAGGCACCGTTGTCATCGCTGTCCCCACTCGCATCCATGGTGTGGACTGATTTATCCTGTTGCATATCATTGTGGGTTCTCTGCGCAGCGTCCTTCATTTGGCTCAGCTTCCACTGGAACTTCTCGAATTCGTCGGTTTTGTAGCGGTTGAAGAGTGCTACTCCGTTCGTCGTTTCATCATTATCCTTTTTGCGTTTCTTGTCGTTGAACACCTCTACTTGGTTGCCGATGATTGTGTTAGTAGTGTCCTGGGATGTGCGTTTTGGTGTTTGCTGTTTCCTCGTTCGTTCTGCCTGCCAGGTTTTAACCCCTTGTCCGGCTCGGCTGCCATTGGTAGGGTGCGATGTTTTTGCGTACGATTCAACTAGCGTCGGGTAGTCTTCGATGCTTTCCAATAAGCTGAAACGATTTTGTGTGTAAATCGGATACTGTTCCTGCGCTTCCAGTGTAGTCAGATTCGTTTTGGCCAGGATGACCTTCAGGTTGTTTTGGCGAGTACGTTCGGGGCACTTGAAGTCACCCGACTTATGTCCTTCTTCCTTACAGTGAAGACATCTTGGTGGTTGCTTGCATTGTTCGTAACCTTGCTCTTCGTGATTCTTTCCGCACGTTTCACACCTCTGTCGCGATCGGCAGTTGTTGGAACGGTGGTTGTAGCGAAGGCAGTTTTGACAAAACACTACCTTGCTTATGAACGGCTTGACTACATTCGTGCAACAAAACATTCGCACTTCCGACGGCAGCTTGTTGGTTCGGAAAGTTACACCAATCCTTGTTGTTGGGATTTTCTGATCCTTCTCGTACTTGTGTAGACGAGTCACGCCCAAAATAGGAACATTGCAGGTTATGCTTTCTAGGATCTCGTCTGGCGTGAATTCCAGGGGAACGCCAGTAACTACACCAGACACTGTCAGGAAGTGTTTTGGAATGTATGCCCTGTAGTTTTGCGCTTGCAGTGTTTTGTCTGCTTGGATGTTGTTGGCCGTCTTAGCATTTTTCACCAGTACTAGTACTTTGTTCCTTCCCATCATTTTGAGGTTAAGTACGTTTGCCCTGTACTCATTGGTTTTCGCCAGTACTTTTCCAATAGCGAGCTTGTTGATGTGTGTGTCATCACGTAACTCTTTCATCTGCACGATCACTCGATACGGTCCCGCGTCACTCTCTTCGTATTCGTATGTCAGCCATTGTCTTTCTCCGGTTTTTGGCGTTCCGCCGCCCGGATCCGGGTTCCCGGGTCCCGTCATTTCTCCACTACTTCTACTCACAAGTCACTACCGCAAACttattcgcaaaacttcactttcgaaaaacagaaaaacgaaagatgcttcaaaaaatattacacCTGACAAAACCACGTGTTTTCTCGTCGCGATATTCCGGTCGAatccaggtctcctgtcaattgacgccgttgcggcgatcagctgttccgaaacgtcttgTAAAATGGCTCATAGTATATATGCGACAGACCAAGCTGTAAGGCTGCGTTCAGCATATTgtgtttgtatgaaaattgggtcctaaaatttgtaatgaaatcttgtttttatttaataacaagaaagagcatcttactgctactactttagcaatatttcccgcgcaaataacggctatatcatgtttaaactttaatttaaaaattgggtccataaatgaaccttgacacttaagatcatgtttgacgttcgcttagtcgacaaaaacaccataggggttttagttttaccactggggttgttcctatctgacatttcggaagggacacggaaaacaaaatacacccaaaatttgagtttaagccaaagagtgtgacaaaatctaaaaaaaatgttttttggactcaaaccaacggaaaacattagaaaattgagtaaacatgtgttataggcctaaacttaagcgtttggcactaaaattgggacaggg includes:
- the LOC5571643 gene encoding ankyrin repeat domain-containing protein 49, which produces MSKFKSGSEWEKIAQGIEDDKKDEIETMEDLEEKMRMTPKNMFPSKWDDPDDLIEEDKNPQASLERLALWAAGEDKLDILKEVLTKKPSVVNASDRDGYTPLHKACYNNNVEMAKLLLQYGADPNAETELGWIPLHSACKWNNAECVALMLQHGSDINATSHGHQTPLHIAASVSNSRSTLVTLLMDDRIKVDMLNDSNEKAATLAKKNGMAFPLFAMGQSALTVETGMID